A portion of the Fulvia fulva chromosome 1, complete sequence genome contains these proteins:
- a CDS encoding Cytochrome P450 monooxygenase cicH produces MAVVHSEYSESAVLTALRTLLSYWPIVLLLVLVARFLYYKYASPLRHYPGPLLASGSRLWKVWSTWSGHTETDHIRIHEVYATENIGPIVRIAPNELSLSSPHAAREVLAAGKGFHKTDFYGVFPPPENPDIFTETREAVHAVKKRYASNPYSMATMHTMTDYIEDTERLFMQKLDGMCQTKDQYCDLGSYLHYYAFDVLGEIAFSRRFGFLEAGYDLEKAIKTIDDMQWYDGIVGQIPEWDFAFRRNPLWKCVPSWLLTGNFLITRMALEEMDKRKKLGKQLDRRDLMASLFEAHEKAPQNFTEGDVFAVAHGAIFAGSDSTASTMQSFSWHVLRDPEVYAKLKQELDEATAGGKLSAMPQWNEVQALPYFQACLKEAMRVRPAVGLNITRHVPQEGAEIDGHRLPGGTRVALNGWVLHRNKLFGHDPEVYRPERWIEGDAKMMERYMFQFGGGSHLCIGKNLALLEMNKTLPLLFRDYNFELLRPNEELKYHSTFFVVHEGLEVRISKRKVD; encoded by the exons ATGGCCGTCGTCCACTCGGAGTATAGCGAATCTGCAGTCCTGACTGCACTGAGAACCCTGTTATCATACTGGCCTATTGTTCTTCTCCTCGTCCTCGTCGCTCGTTTCTTGTACTACAAGTACGCTTCGCCGTTGCGACATTATCCTGGACCATTGCTGGCCTCTGGGAGTCGTCTTTGGAAGGTCTGGAGCACTTGGTCAGGGCACACTGAGACAGACCACATCAGGATTCATGAAGTCTATG CAACTGAAAACATAGGCCCGATTGTCCGAATCGCCCCCAACGAACTCTCACTCTCCTCGCCCCACGCCGCACGCGAAGTCCTAGCAGCAGGTAAAGGCTTCCACAAGACCGACTTCTATGGGGTCTTCCCACCTCCAGAGAATCCGGATATCTTCACCGAGACTCGCGAAGCCGTCCATGCAGTCAAAAAGCGCTATGCCTCGAATCCGTATAGCATGGCTACGATGCACACAATGACGGACTACATCGAGGACACCGAGCGCCTGTTCATGCAAAAGCTAGATGGAATGTGTCAAACAAAAGATCAGTATTGCGACCTGGGAAGCTATCTGCACTACTACGCCTTCGATGTGCTTGGCGAGATAGCCTTCTCCAGGAGATTTGGCTTCCTCGAAGCGGGATATGACCTCGAGAAGGCGATCAAGACCATCGACGACATGCAATGGTATGATGGAATCGTTGGACAGATCCCAGAATGGGACTTCGCATTCCGTCGGAACCCGCTGTGGAAGTGTGTGCCCTCCTGGCTGCTGACCGGGAACTTCCTGATCACGCGCATGGCCTTGGAAGAGATGGACAAGAGGAAGAAGCTTGGCAAGCAGCTGGATAGAAGGGATCTGATGGCTTCGCTGTTCGAGGCGCATGAGAAGGCGCCACAGAACTTCACGGAAGGAGATGTCTTCGCTGTCGCTCACGGTGCAAT CTTCGCCGGGTCTGACTCGACGGCTTCGACAATGCAGAGCTTTTCTTGGCACGTCTTGCGCGATCCTGAGGTCTACGCCAAGCTCAAGCAAGAACTTGATGAAGCTACCGCAGGCGGTAAGCTCTCTGCGATGCCACAGTGGAACGAAGTGCAAGCGTTGCCTTATTTCCAGGCTTGCTTGAAGGAGGCAATGCGGGTTCGACCCGCGGTTGGGCTGAACATCACAAGACATGTACCTCAAGAAGGAGCAGAGATCGACGGCCACCGGCTGCCAGGGGGCACCCGGGTCGCGCTCAATGGCTGGGTCCTACATCGCAACAAGCTCTTTGGACACGATCCTGAGGTATATCGACCAGAGCGATGGATCGAGGGCGATGCCAAGATGATGGAAAGGTATATGTTCCAG TTCGGTGGCGGGAGTCATCTGTGCATCGGGAAGAATTTGGCTCTGCTCGAGATGAACAAGACGCTGCCGCTACTGTTCCGTGATTACAACTTCGAGCTGCTGAGACCGAATGAGGAGTTGAAGTATCATTCGACGTTCTTTGTGGTGCACGAAGGCTTAGAGGTTCGCATCTCAAAGCGGAAGGTAGATTGA
- a CDS encoding MFS transporter cpaT gives MATTTGQQDFASTIGKQNIRQPTETFKDDDSSDVPVEPISDVEIGHRATNISLGAAASLPQEHRDYLIARHGTLDLDPIPSDDPADPYNWPEWKKMANLILVGFHAMITTFTAAAIIPAYESIAEEFETSITKASYLTSMQIVVLGFAPLFWKPVANRYGRRPVWLISTICSLLFNVGCALCHSYGSMAACRVMGAFFISPAIAIGSGIVTETYFKRQRAQFMGVWTLLVTLGPPGGPFIMGFVTEQTGDYRWIYWVLAIINGIQFIAYIFLGPETRYIRRGVEHRGSAFKQEYMQFRRIDPNPFSFYDFVQPLSLFKYPTIVIPTCAYSIVFGFSSVLMTVEIPQLFVPKFGFDSQQIGLQFIGIIIGSVVGEQIGGRLSDFWMRRKANALNQATQPEFRLWLSYLGFLLAMVGVIVFGVRYEQAAQDHWNVTPIIGVAIAAVGNQIVTTVIVTYCIDSHIEQSASIGVFVNVVRQTWGFIGPFWFPDMLTALGGSGSGGLMAGIIFVVSWIPIIFVQWQGRKWRKAERSPISSPRVDKIETAQKEGLKDEV, from the exons ATGGCGACAACTACAGGACAACAGGACTTCGCGTCAACGATCGGAAAGCAGAACATACGACAGCCGACAGAGACATTCAAGGACGACGACAGCTCCGATGTGCCAGTCGAACCCATTTCAGATGTCGAGATTGGACACCGAGCCACGAACATCAGTCTCGGCGCAGCAGCGTCACTACCACAAGAGCATCGCGACTACCTCATAGCAAGACATGGCACACTCGATCTGGACCCCATCCCATCAGACGACCCAGCAGATCCTTATAACTGGCCAGAATGGAAGAAGATGGCAAATCTGATCCTTGTCGGCTTCCACGCCATGATCACGACCTTCACAGCGGCGGCCATCATTCCAGCATATGAGAGTATCGCCGAGGAGTTCGAGACGAGTATAACGAAAGCTAGCTATCTCACGTCTATGCAAATCGTCGTCCTGGGCTTTGCACCTCTTTTCTGGAAACCTGTTGCGAACAGGTATGGACGGCGACCTGTGTGGCTAATCAGCACGATTTGTTCGCTGTTGTTCAACGTTGGGTGTGCGCTTTGCCATAGCTATGGATCTATGGCGGCGTGCCGTGTGATGGGAGCATTCTTCATCAGTCCGGCGATTGCGATTGGTAGTGGTATTGTGACGGAGACGTACTTCAAGCGTCAGCGTGCGCAGTTTATGGGTGTTTGGACTCTGCTGGTAACTTTGG GTCCTCCAGGCGGGCCTTTCATCATGGGCTTCGTCACCGAGCAGACCGGTGACTACCGCTGGATCTACTGGGTTCTGGCCATCATCAACGGTATCCAGTTCATCGCATACATCTTCCTTGGGCCAGAAACTCGCTACATCCGTCGTGGTGTCGAGCACAGAGGATCCGCATTCAAGCAGGAGTACATGCAATTCCGCCGGATCGATCCCAACCCATTCAGCTTCTACGATTTCGTCCAGCCGCTGTCGCTATTCAAATACCCGACCATCGTCATCCCGACCTGCGCTTATTCTATCGTCTTCGGCTTCAGTAGCGTCCTGATGACGGTCGAGATTCCACAGCTCTTCGTGCCGAAGTTCGGTTTCGATTCCCAGCAGATTGGGCTCCAGTTCATAGGAATCATCATTGGTAGCGTGGTTGGCGAGCAGATTGGCGGAAGGCTCAGCGACTTCTGGATGCGGCGAAAGGCCAATGCTCTCAACCAAGCAACTCAACCGGAGTTCAGATTATGGCTCAGCTACCTGGGCTTCTTGCTGGCAATGGTCGGTGTGATCGTCTTCGGCGTACGATACGAACAAGCTGCTCAAGACCACTGGAACGTGACGCCCATCATCGGCGTGGCAATCGCAGCTGTCGGCAACCAGATCGTAACGACGGTGATCGTAACATACTGTATCGACAGCCATATTGAGCAGAGCGCCAGCATTGGTGTCTTTGTCAACGTCGTTCGACAGACGTGGGGCTTCATAGGACCTTTCTGGTTTCCGGACATGTTGACTGCGCTCGGTGGCTCTGGTAGTGGCGGACTTATGGCTGGAATCATTTTTGTGGTTAGCTGGATCCCAATAATATTTGTGCAGTGGCAAGGAAGGAAGTGGAGGAAGGCGGAGCGATCTCCCATATCTTCTCCTCGAGTCGACAAGATCGAGACTGCGCAGAAGGAAGGCCTCAAGGATGAAGTCTGA